In Zunongwangia profunda SM-A87, the following proteins share a genomic window:
- a CDS encoding glycosyltransferase family protein, with translation MKKVLIITYYWPPAGGPGVQRWLKFVKYLRDFEVEPVVYIPENPNYPLIDKSFINEVPKDIEVIRQPIFEPYKLAAVLSKKNTKTISSGIIKQKEKQNFIQKLMLFIRGNFFIPDARKFWIQPSVKFLKSYLEKTNIDTIITTGPPHSLHLIGLGLKRQLHLRWIADFRDPWTQIGYQKQLKLTKYSAKKHQSLEKQVLNTADQIITTSFTTKKEFALKTTKPIEVITNGFDSELNTESKLDEIFSISHIGSLLSGRNPELLWKVLAEISKENENFRRDFKLKLYGAVSDDVVQSIKNAGLENELIFGGYISHKEAIAVQKKSQLLLLIEIDSEETKGIIAGKLFEYLASKRPILAIGPRAWDVAKIIEETHSGKSFLYNQEVALKEYILNSYQRYRENKLLPDSKNIEDYHRKNLTKQLAKLIEK, from the coding sequence GTGAAAAAAGTGCTGATTATTACGTATTACTGGCCCCCGGCTGGTGGTCCCGGTGTTCAGCGCTGGTTGAAATTCGTTAAATATCTTAGGGATTTTGAGGTAGAGCCGGTGGTTTATATTCCTGAAAATCCCAATTATCCGTTAATCGATAAATCTTTTATAAACGAAGTTCCTAAAGATATCGAGGTCATTCGTCAGCCGATTTTTGAACCCTATAAACTTGCTGCTGTTTTATCTAAAAAGAATACGAAAACTATAAGTTCTGGAATCATCAAGCAAAAGGAAAAGCAGAATTTTATACAGAAACTTATGCTGTTTATTCGTGGCAACTTTTTTATTCCCGATGCTCGTAAGTTTTGGATACAACCTTCCGTAAAATTTCTAAAATCTTATCTGGAAAAGACCAATATCGATACGATAATTACCACCGGACCACCACATAGTTTGCACCTAATAGGCTTAGGGTTAAAAAGGCAACTTCATTTAAGGTGGATTGCCGATTTTCGAGATCCATGGACGCAAATTGGTTATCAAAAGCAATTAAAACTCACTAAATATTCCGCAAAGAAACACCAAAGTTTAGAAAAGCAGGTCTTAAATACAGCAGATCAAATTATTACTACGAGTTTTACCACTAAAAAAGAATTTGCTTTAAAAACAACAAAACCTATAGAAGTTATTACCAATGGTTTTGATTCTGAACTGAATACCGAGTCGAAATTAGACGAGATCTTTAGTATTTCGCATATAGGCTCATTGCTTTCAGGAAGAAATCCTGAATTGCTTTGGAAGGTTTTAGCTGAAATTTCTAAAGAGAATGAAAATTTCCGTAGGGACTTTAAATTGAAATTATACGGGGCGGTAAGTGACGACGTGGTGCAGAGCATCAAAAATGCTGGTTTGGAAAATGAACTGATTTTTGGAGGCTATATCAGTCACAAGGAAGCCATAGCCGTTCAAAAAAAGAGTCAATTGCTATTGTTAATTGAAATTGATTCCGAAGAAACCAAAGGGATCATCGCCGGGAAATTATTTGAATATCTGGCCTCAAAGCGCCCGATCTTAGCCATTGGTCCCAGAGCGTGGGATGTGGCGAAAATTATTGAAGAAACCCATTCTGGAAAAAGTTTTTTATATAATCAGGAAGTAGCTTTAAAGGAATATATTTTAAATTCTTATCAAAGATATCGCGAAAACAAACTACTTCCGGATAGCAAAAATATTGAGGATTATCATCGTAAAAACCTTACAAAACAATTAGCAAAACTAATCGAAAAGTAG
- a CDS encoding oligosaccharide flippase family protein, whose translation MGVIINQSVKNMLTTYVGFGLGALNTLFLYTYFLDQEHYGLVSFLLSAANLMWPFMAFGVHSTIVKFFTSYKTKEEKDKLLNLALYLPLAISLILGGIGHFTYEFLLNYFSDGNELVKPYVWLIYLLAIATAYFEIFFAWAKIYYKSTFGNFMKEVVHRLGTTILLFLVYFDLLEVNHFMYGVGLVFLIRLLVMGAYAFKLHSPTLKFSFPSNLIRVLKYTALILIAASVATALLDLDKVMIESYLPIENVAIYGIGVYIATVISVPQKAMHQITNPITAEYLNTRNFKKLEDLYKKSSINLSIVSALIFILIITNVHMLYELIPKEYSLSILIVLLISLVKLYDNILAINNSILFNSDYYRIVLAIGVLLVILAFLLNLFFIPRFGIEGAAIASFLAFFIYNTSKLILVEQKFKMNPFTKQSWMLFGLTSIFSIVFYYWEFPFYPIVSIALKGGITAILYISTVYFLNLSEEINVMIRSILAKIK comes from the coding sequence ATGGGCGTAATTATTAACCAGTCGGTCAAAAACATGCTGACGACCTATGTAGGTTTTGGACTTGGTGCGTTAAACACGCTTTTCTTATATACCTATTTTTTAGATCAGGAGCATTACGGGTTGGTAAGCTTCTTGCTTTCAGCAGCAAATTTAATGTGGCCTTTTATGGCTTTTGGTGTGCATAGTACGATTGTAAAGTTTTTTACCAGTTATAAAACGAAAGAAGAGAAGGATAAGTTATTGAATCTGGCCTTATATCTTCCCTTGGCTATTTCGCTTATTTTAGGGGGTATTGGACATTTTACCTATGAATTTTTACTGAATTATTTTTCTGACGGAAACGAATTGGTAAAACCCTATGTATGGCTCATTTATTTATTAGCGATTGCCACTGCGTACTTTGAAATATTTTTTGCCTGGGCAAAGATCTATTACAAAAGTACTTTCGGCAATTTTATGAAAGAGGTAGTACATCGATTAGGCACGACCATTCTTTTATTCCTGGTCTACTTTGATCTGTTGGAGGTTAATCATTTTATGTATGGAGTAGGTCTGGTATTTCTTATACGGCTTTTGGTAATGGGCGCTTATGCCTTTAAATTGCACAGTCCTACCTTAAAATTCAGTTTTCCATCCAATTTAATTCGGGTATTAAAATATACCGCACTAATTTTAATTGCTGCCTCTGTGGCTACTGCCTTATTGGATTTAGATAAGGTGATGATCGAGTCGTATTTACCTATAGAAAATGTTGCGATATACGGAATTGGCGTTTATATCGCTACCGTAATATCGGTACCCCAAAAAGCGATGCATCAAATTACAAACCCCATAACTGCGGAATATCTAAATACGCGCAATTTTAAAAAGCTAGAGGATCTGTATAAAAAAAGTTCAATCAATTTATCCATTGTTAGTGCTTTAATTTTTATTTTGATCATAACGAATGTCCATATGCTGTATGAACTTATTCCCAAAGAATATTCATTAAGTATATTAATAGTGCTTTTAATTTCACTTGTTAAGCTTTACGATAATATATTAGCGATTAATAATAGCATTCTTTTTAACTCTGATTATTATAGAATTGTTTTAGCGATAGGAGTGCTTCTGGTGATATTAGCTTTTTTATTGAATTTATTTTTTATTCCGCGTTTTGGAATTGAGGGTGCTGCAATAGCCTCTTTTTTGGCATTTTTTATCTATAATACTTCCAAACTTATTTTGGTAGAGCAAAAATTTAAAATGAATCCTTTTACCAAACAAAGCTGGATGCTTTTTGGACTCACTTCAATCTTTTCTATAGTATTTTATTATTGGGAATTTCCTTTCTATCCTATAGTGAGTATTGCACTAAAGGGAGGGATTACTGCAATTTTATATATTTCTACTGTTTATTTTCTAAATCTTTCTGAAGAGATCAATGTAATGATTAGGTCCATTTTAGCTAAAATCAAATAA